One region of Exiguobacterium acetylicum genomic DNA includes:
- a CDS encoding bifunctional 2',3'-cyclic-nucleotide 2'-phosphodiesterase/3'-nucleotidase, whose translation MKKATKLVIASTLIAPMLVPVVQVKTLAADNSVVKLRFLETTDLHTNSMNYDYFKDAQDETIGLVKAATVIKKQQAEVGVTNSFLFDNGDTLQGTPFGDYVKNQYDKGNKGKHPMYELMEYLGYDAVTLGNHEFNFGLDFLKSAMSASSGSIKFVNSNVLDAVTKKPIVADYNKDGKDYQIIERQVKDQNGDMKTVKVGVFGVVTPQIMAWDAGNLTGKVTAEDIIPTAKATAKKLKDAGADVVVALAHTGIGDTTDQKDGDENVGYALTKVADIDVLMTGHQHGKFPAADSAFNKLPNVDATNGLINGKPVVMANTQGKNVGVIDLQLKQVDGKWVVDTSGAKLADVTKDTTADAGAVKLIEKAHEGTLAYIRQEVGTINDDIQSFFALAQDDDSVQFVTNAQKWYVEKQLKENADLAKYKDLPLLSAGAPFKTGGRNQVNASDYTLIKKGPIALKNVADLYVYPNTLEVVKVTGADVKDWLEMSAGQFNQVGGEQTELLNKEFRSYNFDILDGLTYEIDITKPAKFDFNGVVVNKDANRVQNIKYQGKAIADDQEFLVATNNYRAGSATFPGLGGGKNIVYKSAYETRNVISDFIKAKQPVDYKADDNWSLVASKPTTVSFDSAAAAAPYVKRYEGITSTGETRPGETGTFLKFNMNVPMKDFTVSAKAVKPGAKIVTGQAVPGAKVTVKLGEKVLGTATANEAGQYEVVTRPLKLRDKLTIVSELSFMKTETNVTVGTGVVATPAIDKKSAVYGSTVLRGKATEGLDVTLYKGSTKIAKAKTTASGFKIAVKNGLTTGTYTVKSTDISNKITKKASFTIKNTYPVKKWSGKKTLTGKVEKRQIVRLYQKTEAGYQLIAQDVADQHGNYVLKMRKALTNGSYKLNIYTAKDHLDQSRYFITK comes from the coding sequence ATGAAAAAAGCAACGAAACTCGTCATCGCGTCGACATTGATCGCACCGATGCTCGTACCAGTCGTTCAAGTCAAGACACTTGCTGCCGACAACAGTGTCGTCAAGTTACGCTTCTTAGAAACAACGGATTTACATACGAACTCAATGAACTACGATTACTTCAAGGATGCGCAGGACGAAACGATTGGTCTCGTCAAAGCGGCTACAGTCATCAAAAAGCAACAAGCTGAAGTGGGCGTTACGAATAGCTTCTTGTTTGATAACGGAGATACACTTCAAGGAACGCCGTTTGGTGATTACGTCAAGAATCAGTATGACAAAGGAAACAAAGGCAAACATCCGATGTACGAATTGATGGAATACCTCGGTTATGATGCGGTCACGCTCGGAAACCATGAATTCAACTTCGGTCTTGATTTCCTCAAGTCAGCGATGAGTGCTTCGAGCGGTTCAATCAAGTTCGTCAACTCGAACGTATTGGATGCAGTTACGAAAAAGCCAATCGTTGCGGACTACAACAAAGATGGAAAAGACTATCAAATCATCGAACGTCAAGTTAAGGATCAGAACGGTGACATGAAAACAGTCAAAGTGGGTGTGTTCGGAGTCGTCACGCCACAAATCATGGCATGGGATGCGGGGAACCTGACGGGGAAAGTCACGGCTGAAGATATCATCCCGACTGCTAAAGCAACAGCTAAGAAGTTAAAAGATGCTGGCGCAGACGTCGTCGTGGCACTCGCGCACACAGGGATCGGGGATACGACGGATCAAAAAGATGGCGATGAGAACGTTGGCTACGCGTTGACGAAAGTCGCAGACATCGATGTCTTGATGACAGGTCATCAGCACGGGAAGTTCCCAGCAGCCGATTCAGCGTTCAACAAACTGCCGAACGTTGATGCTACGAACGGTCTAATCAATGGCAAACCGGTCGTCATGGCGAACACACAAGGGAAAAACGTCGGAGTCATCGATCTTCAGTTGAAGCAAGTCGACGGGAAATGGGTCGTTGATACGTCTGGTGCGAAACTAGCGGACGTAACGAAAGACACGACAGCAGATGCCGGTGCTGTCAAGTTGATCGAAAAAGCACATGAAGGAACGCTCGCTTACATTCGTCAAGAAGTCGGGACGATCAATGATGATATCCAAAGCTTCTTCGCTCTCGCGCAAGACGATGATTCCGTTCAGTTCGTAACGAACGCTCAGAAATGGTATGTCGAGAAACAACTCAAAGAAAATGCCGATCTTGCAAAATATAAAGATCTCCCGTTGTTGTCAGCAGGTGCACCATTCAAGACAGGTGGTCGTAACCAGGTCAACGCATCCGATTACACGTTGATCAAAAAAGGACCAATCGCACTCAAGAACGTCGCCGATCTTTATGTTTATCCGAATACACTCGAAGTCGTCAAAGTAACAGGTGCTGACGTCAAAGACTGGCTCGAAATGTCTGCGGGTCAATTCAACCAAGTCGGCGGTGAGCAGACAGAGTTGTTGAATAAAGAATTCCGTAGCTATAACTTTGATATCCTCGATGGATTGACGTATGAAATCGATATCACGAAACCAGCGAAGTTCGACTTTAACGGTGTCGTCGTCAATAAAGACGCAAATCGCGTCCAAAACATCAAGTATCAAGGCAAAGCGATCGCAGACGATCAAGAATTCCTTGTCGCGACGAACAACTACCGCGCAGGCAGTGCGACGTTCCCAGGTCTTGGTGGCGGAAAGAATATCGTTTACAAATCAGCCTACGAAACACGTAACGTCATTTCGGACTTCATCAAAGCGAAACAACCGGTTGATTATAAAGCCGATGACAACTGGTCACTCGTCGCAAGCAAACCGACGACGGTCAGCTTTGATTCAGCGGCTGCAGCTGCACCGTACGTCAAGCGTTATGAAGGCATCACGAGCACAGGTGAAACACGTCCAGGTGAGACAGGTACGTTCCTCAAATTCAATATGAACGTGCCGATGAAAGACTTCACGGTCTCAGCAAAAGCAGTTAAACCAGGTGCAAAAATCGTTACTGGTCAAGCCGTTCCGGGAGCAAAAGTCACAGTCAAACTTGGCGAAAAAGTCCTTGGAACAGCAACAGCAAACGAAGCGGGTCAATACGAAGTCGTGACACGTCCGCTCAAATTGCGTGACAAGTTGACGATCGTCTCGGAACTCAGCTTCATGAAGACAGAAACGAACGTCACAGTCGGAACAGGCGTCGTTGCGACACCAGCGATCGATAAAAAGTCAGCAGTCTACGGTTCAACGGTCCTCCGCGGTAAAGCAACGGAAGGTCTTGACGTGACGCTCTATAAAGGATCAACGAAGATCGCGAAAGCGAAAACGACGGCAAGCGGCTTCAAGATTGCGGTCAAGAACGGTCTAACGACAGGTACGTACACGGTCAAGTCGACAGACATCTCGAACAAAATCACGAAAAAGGCGTCGTTCACGATTAAGAACACGTATCCGGTCAAAAAATGGTCAGGCAAAAAGACGTTGACAGGTAAAGTCGAAAAACGACAAATCGTCCGCCTCTACCAAAAAACAGAAGCTGGTTATCAATTGATCGCTCAAGACGTGGCGGATCAGCACGGGAACTATGTCTTGAAGATGCGTAAGGCATTGACGAACGGCTCGTACAAACTCAACATCTATACAGCGAAGGATCATCTCGATCAGTCACGCTACTTCATCACGAAGTAA
- a CDS encoding GTP-binding protein: MQPISITVLSGYLGSGKTTLLNHLLHNREGRRLAIIVNDMSEVNIDAALIEQGGFSRTEESFVTLSNGCICCTLRDDLLLEVKRLVDQGDIDGIVIESSGISEPIPVAQTFTYEDPDSAIDLSQVTKINAMVTVIDGYRFLKDFESGESLIERKQAVDETDVREVVDLLVDQVEFADIIVLNKVDRLTPEERHTVIGYLKALNPVARLIETTYGQVDPADILDVDLFDFEQAAASAGWIRELNAEEHIPETEEYWISSFVYKRDVPFHPERLLALIEDWPQEVVRAKGFLFLATRPEMALLFHQAGYASNMEYAGRFASDEDRRTELVLIGIGLEQEKLEALFDACLVQEHETDWASLNDPIPGREMYEENFL, from the coding sequence ATGCAACCGATATCGATCACCGTTTTATCTGGATATCTTGGATCCGGTAAAACGACACTATTGAACCATTTACTACATAATCGCGAAGGGCGCCGCCTCGCGATCATCGTCAACGACATGAGTGAGGTCAACATTGACGCGGCATTGATTGAGCAAGGCGGATTCTCGCGGACGGAAGAGTCGTTCGTCACACTTTCGAACGGGTGCATTTGCTGCACGTTACGTGACGATTTATTACTTGAAGTCAAACGCCTCGTCGACCAAGGCGATATTGACGGTATCGTCATCGAGTCGAGTGGTATCTCGGAACCGATTCCGGTCGCCCAGACCTTCACGTACGAAGATCCGGACAGTGCCATCGACTTATCACAAGTCACGAAAATCAATGCGATGGTCACGGTCATCGATGGTTATCGTTTTCTGAAGGACTTCGAATCCGGTGAATCGTTGATTGAGCGGAAACAGGCCGTCGATGAGACAGACGTGCGTGAAGTCGTCGATCTACTCGTCGATCAAGTCGAGTTCGCGGACATCATCGTCTTGAATAAAGTAGATCGTCTGACTCCGGAAGAACGCCATACCGTCATCGGCTATCTAAAGGCATTAAATCCAGTTGCCCGCTTGATCGAGACGACATATGGTCAAGTCGATCCGGCAGACATCTTAGACGTTGATCTATTTGATTTTGAACAAGCGGCAGCGAGTGCTGGCTGGATCCGCGAGTTGAATGCGGAAGAACATATTCCAGAAACGGAAGAGTACTGGATCAGTTCGTTCGTCTACAAGCGCGACGTGCCGTTCCATCCTGAGCGCTTGCTAGCCTTGATTGAAGACTGGCCGCAAGAAGTCGTCCGGGCAAAAGGCTTCTTGTTCCTTGCGACACGTCCTGAGATGGCATTGCTGTTCCATCAGGCAGGATATGCGTCGAACATGGAATACGCTGGTCGTTTTGCATCAGATGAGGATCGACGGACCGAACTCGTCTTAATCGGCATCGGACTGGAGCAAGAGAAGCTCGAAGCGCTATTCGATGCGTGTCTCGTCCAGGAACACGAAACGGATTGGGCGTCACTGAATGATCCAATCCCTGGTCGCGAGATGTACGAAGAAAACTTTCTATAA
- a CDS encoding DinB family protein, whose amino-acid sequence MTDWEHALIRHVGVGVKTSKALFEKIEAQDWDARPIPGKRTVGEVAVHLAVLLEADLMLAEGATAEAMQAFYAEPIPRDQLNERINRAFSIYQKKVTTGFTTRPTYWGVTDSMNGWAIEAAVHLYHHRSQLFDYLNILGYELEISLFE is encoded by the coding sequence ATGACTGACTGGGAACATGCCCTCATCCGCCATGTCGGCGTTGGTGTGAAGACGTCGAAAGCATTGTTTGAGAAGATCGAGGCGCAGGACTGGGACGCGCGACCAATCCCCGGGAAACGGACCGTCGGTGAAGTCGCTGTCCATCTCGCTGTGTTACTTGAAGCCGATTTGATGCTGGCAGAAGGGGCGACGGCTGAAGCAATGCAGGCGTTTTATGCGGAACCGATCCCGCGCGATCAGTTAAATGAGCGAATCAATCGTGCGTTTTCTATCTATCAGAAGAAAGTCACGACCGGATTTACGACGCGTCCGACGTACTGGGGCGTTACCGACTCGATGAACGGCTGGGCAATCGAAGCAGCCGTGCATCTCTATCATCATCGATCCCAGTTATTTGATTACTTGAACATCCTTGGGTACGAGCTAGAGATCTCGTTATTTGAATGA
- a CDS encoding alpha/beta fold hydrolase, which produces MEYIVETSAGRFDTRLTGSGDVTFVLDHGMMSNRHQWGWLRTELLKRGRVFEYSRLGYGRSSRGKNKRLFTHQADELADVLRMLRVKGPYVFIGHSLGAYISLASGRLFADETRGIVLLDPSHPDVDAALPNWYERTQEEWNRFLYFLSHVRPIAWMIPDRLGKKMFSVLPEADQLPMWRHFAAPGHWRGTLDEWQTVEENNQLILSLLEDVTQPVLVLSASNWAGGMPESWLNPALTEQINAAHAAFADSLPNGMYHVIADTNHYTIAGFSHEAAERITDLIGTTWDLPIQSQ; this is translated from the coding sequence ATGGAATATATCGTTGAAACATCAGCCGGTCGTTTTGATACCCGGCTGACAGGAAGTGGGGACGTCACCTTCGTCCTCGATCACGGGATGATGTCGAATCGACACCAATGGGGCTGGCTACGAACTGAATTATTGAAGCGAGGGCGGGTCTTTGAATATTCACGTCTCGGGTATGGTCGGTCGAGTCGTGGTAAAAACAAACGACTCTTTACGCATCAAGCGGATGAGCTCGCTGACGTCTTACGGATGCTCCGTGTCAAAGGACCGTATGTCTTCATCGGGCACTCGCTCGGCGCCTATATCTCGCTTGCAAGTGGACGACTGTTTGCAGACGAGACACGCGGCATCGTCTTGCTCGATCCGTCGCATCCCGATGTCGATGCAGCATTACCGAACTGGTACGAACGAACACAAGAGGAGTGGAATCGATTCCTCTATTTCCTTAGTCACGTCCGACCGATCGCCTGGATGATTCCTGATCGTCTCGGCAAAAAGATGTTCAGTGTCTTACCGGAAGCCGATCAATTACCGATGTGGCGGCATTTTGCGGCACCTGGACATTGGCGGGGGACGCTCGACGAATGGCAAACGGTCGAGGAGAACAATCAGCTGATTCTTTCGTTGCTTGAAGACGTGACACAGCCGGTCCTCGTCCTGTCTGCTTCGAACTGGGCAGGTGGTATGCCGGAAAGTTGGTTGAACCCGGCATTGACCGAACAAATCAATGCGGCTCACGCAGCGTTCGCCGATAGTTTACCGAATGGGATGTATCACGTGATTGCAGACACGAATCATTACACGATTGCCGGGTTTTCACACGAGGCAGCGGAGCGGATCACGGATTTGATCGGGACAACATGGGATTTACCGATTCAAAGTCAGTAG
- a CDS encoding GrpB family protein, translating to MRQVIVLPYQSEWASEYMREADRLRDVFGARLKQIYHMGSTSVPGLAAKPIIDILPVVDALEGIEQFDAQMEAIGYEAKGEFGMPGRRYYRKGGDERTHHIHLYAAGNSEIMRHLVFRDYLRTHPEEAAAYGALKEQLATTYPLEIEAYIAGKDAFVKELEQRAIAWRNAHD from the coding sequence ATGCGACAAGTCATTGTGTTACCGTATCAATCAGAATGGGCGAGTGAATATATGCGAGAAGCGGACCGGTTACGAGACGTGTTCGGAGCACGTCTTAAGCAGATCTATCATATGGGGAGCACATCAGTTCCAGGACTCGCAGCAAAACCGATCATCGATATCTTACCCGTCGTCGATGCGCTTGAGGGGATCGAGCAGTTCGATGCACAGATGGAAGCAATCGGTTACGAAGCGAAGGGTGAATTCGGGATGCCGGGGCGTCGGTACTACCGAAAAGGTGGAGACGAACGGACGCATCACATCCATCTCTATGCGGCGGGAAATTCAGAAATCATGCGTCATCTTGTCTTTCGGGATTACTTACGTACCCATCCAGAAGAAGCCGCTGCTTACGGAGCATTAAAGGAACAATTAGCAACGACATATCCGCTTGAGATCGAAGCCTATATCGCCGGCAAGGATGCGTTCGTCAAGGAACTCGAACAACGTGCGATTGCTTGGAGGAATGCGCATGACTGA
- a CDS encoding acetoacetate decarboxylase, which yields MRQEDVKNIVATPINAPVFPAVDIFFRNREYLNIIYETDIEALQAVVPEPLEVLSNQIKFEIINMPDSTGLGSYLECGQVIPVRYQGEVGEFYLSMYVNNQPAIASGREVAAFPKKYGSPRLYLDNDVLVGTLDYHSLRVAQATMGYKYVPMAVEEAQSIVGAPQFMLKQHRGYQGELIISELTRSQITDLEIKEAYRGPARLQLFEHVMAPLADFRVWKIVDAQHIIADLRLGGPAKLYDYLTD from the coding sequence ATGAGACAGGAAGATGTAAAAAATATCGTCGCGACGCCGATCAATGCACCGGTCTTTCCGGCGGTCGATATCTTTTTTCGGAATCGGGAATACTTGAACATCATCTATGAGACAGACATCGAAGCGTTACAAGCAGTCGTTCCTGAACCGCTCGAGGTGCTGAGTAATCAGATCAAGTTTGAGATCATCAATATGCCGGATAGCACGGGTCTTGGGAGTTATCTCGAGTGCGGACAAGTCATTCCGGTTCGGTATCAAGGAGAGGTCGGTGAGTTTTACCTCTCGATGTATGTCAACAATCAGCCGGCGATCGCCTCTGGTCGTGAAGTAGCTGCGTTTCCGAAGAAGTATGGTTCACCCCGGCTCTATCTCGACAATGATGTACTCGTTGGAACGCTTGACTATCATTCACTTCGTGTCGCCCAAGCGACGATGGGATACAAATATGTTCCGATGGCGGTCGAAGAAGCACAATCAATCGTCGGTGCACCGCAATTCATGCTCAAACAACATCGTGGCTATCAAGGTGAGTTGATCATCTCCGAACTGACACGGAGTCAAATCACGGATCTTGAGATTAAAGAAGCATACCGTGGACCGGCGCGACTTCAGTTATTCGAACATGTCATGGCACCACTCGCTGACTTCCGTGTTTGGAAGATCGTCGATGCCCAGCATATCATCGCTGATCTTCGACTTGGTGGACCTGCGAAACTGTATGATTATTTAACGGATTAA
- a CDS encoding LysR family transcriptional regulator, with amino-acid sequence MELLHLNYFRHVAEELNVTRAAERLFISQPALSATIKKLERELNTTLFHRKGRTISLTDNGRLLLQSVEKIEHELTRVQERMIRNDASTETTLSLASSHGRFIQLILREFLLPQTAPLFNSDILSNRDILSGLLHQEFHFSISFMELKHPLITSEPIVEEEIVITYPASYSEKEAITALYADATETAFLFPSHNKDYNRFIQLKMAELNIYADTSHYIDDVSLQLALRQQRYFSFVPVSVCREMGLPFITDDVFTVTSQLYMSHATDQLTVEQAIIYERIKRFLLSQRTYLIK; translated from the coding sequence ATGGAACTTTTACATTTGAATTATTTTCGTCACGTCGCGGAGGAATTGAACGTGACGCGTGCTGCCGAACGATTATTCATCAGCCAACCTGCCCTCAGTGCGACGATCAAAAAACTGGAACGTGAATTAAATACGACGTTGTTTCATCGAAAGGGCAGAACGATCAGCTTGACCGACAATGGACGACTTCTGCTGCAATCAGTCGAAAAAATCGAACACGAGCTGACACGGGTCCAGGAAAGAATGATACGAAATGATGCCTCTACCGAAACGACACTCAGTCTTGCCAGTTCGCATGGTCGCTTCATCCAATTGATTCTACGAGAATTTCTCCTGCCGCAGACGGCGCCCTTGTTTAATTCGGATATCCTCTCGAACCGCGATATTTTAAGCGGTCTGCTTCATCAAGAATTCCATTTCTCGATCAGCTTCATGGAACTCAAGCATCCGCTCATTACGAGTGAACCGATCGTGGAAGAGGAGATCGTCATCACCTATCCTGCTTCTTATTCAGAGAAAGAAGCGATTACGGCGCTCTATGCGGATGCAACGGAGACTGCCTTTTTGTTTCCCTCCCACAATAAGGACTACAACCGCTTCATCCAATTGAAGATGGCGGAACTAAACATCTATGCCGATACCTCGCACTATATTGATGACGTCTCACTGCAACTCGCTTTACGCCAACAACGCTATTTCAGCTTCGTTCCCGTCTCCGTCTGTCGCGAGATGGGACTCCCTTTCATCACAGACGATGTGTTTACCGTTACTTCACAACTCTACATGTCGCACGCGACGGATCAATTGACGGTCGAGCAAGCAATCATCTACGAACGCATTAAACGGTTTCTGCTTTCGCAACGCACGTATCTAATCAAATAA
- a CDS encoding ketopantoate reductase family protein translates to MKIGIYGAGSLGTIMGAYLSQQYADVDLIDTNRAHIEALNTTGAHVIGPDLTQAVHAMHPDDITEMYDIVLLLTKQVYNEPVLAKVRTILKEDGILVSLQNGVPEEFIQQQIPRERIIAGSVEFGATYVGPGESRLTSDYEHFKTYAMQIGELDGKKTDRIVQLKGILDHIGGTEISDNLPGTKWSKLVINSTFSGLSAACNGTYGDVLDHPILLRAAIHTMQEVVEVGHAHGITFAPMSTFEPAAYATLDDIDEKLSTVPQLMHGSRDLEASMLQDLQKGQLTEIRFINGIVTMYGNTYDIKTPFNSLIQEIVEEAQTAKTVPDFETSVTRFAALLNA, encoded by the coding sequence ATGAAAATCGGAATTTACGGAGCAGGATCACTAGGAACCATCATGGGAGCTTATTTAAGTCAACAGTATGCGGATGTCGATTTGATCGATACGAATCGCGCACATATCGAAGCGCTGAACACAACAGGCGCGCATGTCATTGGACCAGATTTGACGCAAGCCGTCCATGCGATGCATCCGGATGACATCACGGAGATGTACGATATCGTATTGTTGCTGACGAAGCAGGTCTACAATGAACCGGTTCTGGCGAAAGTCCGGACGATCTTGAAGGAAGACGGGATTCTCGTCTCCTTGCAGAACGGTGTACCGGAAGAATTCATTCAACAACAGATTCCACGCGAACGTATCATCGCGGGATCCGTCGAGTTCGGAGCGACATACGTCGGACCAGGTGAGTCACGTCTGACATCGGATTACGAGCACTTCAAGACGTATGCGATGCAAATCGGTGAACTGGACGGTAAGAAGACGGACCGGATCGTCCAACTGAAGGGTATCCTTGATCACATCGGTGGAACGGAGATCTCTGATAATCTGCCGGGAACGAAATGGTCAAAACTCGTCATCAATAGTACGTTCAGTGGGTTATCCGCTGCGTGTAACGGTACGTATGGCGACGTTCTCGATCATCCGATCTTGTTACGGGCAGCAATCCATACGATGCAGGAAGTCGTTGAAGTCGGTCACGCCCACGGCATCACATTCGCGCCGATGAGTACGTTTGAGCCGGCAGCCTACGCAACACTAGACGATATCGATGAAAAATTGAGCACCGTGCCACAATTGATGCACGGATCGCGTGACTTAGAGGCGAGCATGTTGCAGGACTTACAAAAAGGGCAACTGACCGAAATTCGTTTCATCAATGGGATCGTCACGATGTACGGCAACACGTACGATATCAAAACACCGTTCAACTCACTCATTCAAGAAATCGTCGAGGAAGCGCAAACAGCGAAGACAGTTCCTGATTTTGAAACAAGTGTCACACGCTTTGCCGCATTGTTAAACGCATAA
- a CDS encoding cardiolipin synthase, protein MRNRILQFALVFLVAGGIIWGLYQLGYLFYVLTISATVVPLAVIMIIFIENRTAESTIAWFLVLIFLPILGVIIWLMFGRNPRRRRRNRRSHDERKLLKQAIRPVRSLAVSELPPNHLKLANTIRNFGGGGVDVHTASDILTNGEETFPAILDAIRQAQHHVHIQYYIYRNDETGKAIREALIERLEAGVTVRFMYDGLGSYMLGENFLRPLRDAGAHIAAYDPISSPLFIFTANFRNHRKIVVVDGKVGFTGGLNVGDEYDGKSKKFGFWRDTHLRLEGRAVKELQATFLDDWIYAQIESSDTWETFAGDESIHQYFPKHDVTSDGAIQIVTSGPTSKDPAIRNALIAAIIAAQRSIWIATPYLIPDNETMTLLRLAARAGLDVRILTPGKGDSFTSYYGTRSYFGPLLKDGVKIYTYNRHFIHAKLFLVDGKIGAVGTANMDIRSFVLNYELMAFLYDTESTEQLERDFIADFDVSIQLSSNDYVKRPLRFRIFESLSRLISPLL, encoded by the coding sequence GTGCGTAACCGGATTTTACAATTCGCACTCGTATTTTTAGTCGCTGGTGGCATCATTTGGGGACTATATCAACTCGGCTATTTATTTTATGTCTTAACGATTTCAGCGACGGTCGTGCCGCTTGCTGTCATCATGATTATCTTCATCGAGAACCGGACCGCAGAATCAACGATCGCTTGGTTTCTCGTTCTGATTTTCTTACCGATTCTCGGAGTCATCATCTGGTTGATGTTCGGTCGGAATCCACGGCGCCGGCGCCGGAATCGTCGTTCACATGACGAACGGAAATTGCTCAAGCAAGCGATTCGTCCAGTTCGGTCGCTTGCTGTCAGTGAGTTACCACCGAATCACTTGAAGCTTGCGAACACGATTCGTAACTTCGGTGGCGGCGGGGTGGACGTTCATACAGCAAGTGACATCCTGACGAACGGGGAAGAGACGTTCCCAGCGATTCTTGACGCGATTCGTCAAGCACAGCATCACGTCCACATCCAGTACTACATCTATCGCAACGATGAGACAGGTAAGGCGATCCGGGAAGCATTGATTGAGCGACTCGAAGCCGGTGTGACGGTCCGGTTCATGTATGACGGACTCGGAAGTTATATGCTCGGTGAGAACTTCTTGCGCCCGCTACGCGACGCGGGAGCGCATATCGCAGCCTATGACCCAATCTCAAGTCCCTTGTTCATCTTCACGGCGAACTTCCGCAATCACCGGAAAATCGTCGTCGTTGATGGAAAAGTCGGATTCACCGGTGGATTGAACGTCGGGGATGAGTACGACGGTAAGAGTAAGAAGTTCGGTTTTTGGCGTGATACGCATTTGCGGCTTGAAGGACGCGCCGTCAAGGAATTACAAGCGACGTTCCTCGACGACTGGATCTATGCCCAAATTGAATCGAGTGACACATGGGAGACGTTTGCAGGGGATGAGTCGATCCACCAGTACTTCCCGAAACATGATGTGACGTCAGACGGGGCGATTCAAATCGTCACGAGCGGACCGACGTCAAAGGATCCCGCGATTCGCAATGCCTTGATTGCCGCAATCATCGCGGCACAACGTTCGATCTGGATTGCGACACCGTACTTGATTCCGGACAATGAGACGATGACGTTGCTCCGGCTCGCAGCACGTGCCGGACTCGACGTCCGTATCTTGACGCCGGGTAAAGGCGACAGCTTTACGTCTTATTACGGGACCCGGTCTTACTTCGGACCACTCTTGAAGGACGGCGTCAAGATTTATACGTATAACCGTCACTTCATCCATGCGAAACTGTTTCTCGTCGACGGGAAGATCGGTGCCGTCGGAACGGCAAACATGGATATTCGCAGTTTTGTCCTCAACTATGAACTGATGGCGTTCTTGTACGACACAGAAAGTACGGAACAGCTCGAGCGTGACTTCATCGCTGATTTCGATGTCTCGATTCAGTTATCATCGAACGATTACGTCAAACGTCCGCTTCGCTTCCGCATTTTTGAGTCGCTCTCGCGCTTGATTTCACCCTTATTATGA